Below is a window of Rhodopseudomonas sp. P2A-2r DNA.
ATGTTTTCTGAACAATGGCGGCAGCCGGTTGCAGGCGGCCATTCCGCAGCCCGGATGAGCTGTTGCGACATCGGGGCGGCCCATCGATATGGGCTGCCCGGATGCCCTCGCCGGGCTGCGCCGGAGCTTCAGTATTTCAACAATCTGGCGCCGGCGAGCGCGCCGACCGCAGTGACCAATGCGGTCGCCAGCGTGTACCAGGTGGCCACGAACAGCGGCGAGTCGTCGACGCAATGCGCGGCATAGAGCGTTGCCGCCAGCCCCGCCGACAGCAGGCCGGCCAGCGCCCCGGCCAGCGCCGGCTGCGCCGGCGCGCCATGGCGTAGCGCCAGCAGCGTCGCGGCGAGGATCGGCAGCGACAGCACGGGAATCGCGGTGAGGCACAGCATGGAATTGCGGCCCACCAGCCGCGCCATCATCGGCATGCGCTGGGGCAACATCATCTCGGCGACAATCGCGATGACCAGGATGAATGGCGACAGCAGCAACAACCAGATCCAGCGTCCCAGCACCGCCTCCGGCCGCGACAGATGCAGGCTGATCACGATGGCCGGAATCGCCAGCGCCAAGGTCACCACGAATTTGAGGTCGAAGAACGGATTGCGCATCGCGGTCATGAAATTCGGACGGAAGCCGAGGGTGACCAGCAGCATTGCCGCCGCGACCGGTAACGCCACCAGCAAGGCCATCGCCAGCACGGTGCCGACGGGGAAGGCGCGGGACTCGTTGTCCGCGGCCAGGGTCTGGATCAGGCGATCGGTATCCATCGTCATTCCTTCCGCAACTTCGCCGCGAGGCTGGCCAGCCCGCGATGCAGCGCCACCCGCACCGCGCCTTCGCTCATGGTCAGCTTCGCAGCGGTCTCCCGGATCGAGGCGCTGTTCACCGCGATCGACTGCAGCACATCGCGCTGTCGCGCCGGCAGCGCCTCGAGATGCCCCGCGATCTCGCCCACCGGCAAGGTCTCGGCCACCGGCTCGCTCGGCAGCACTTCGGCGAAATCGTCGATATTGACGAACACCCGACGGCCGCGGCGGCGCAGCGCATCGATCAGCTTGTTGCGGGCGATGGCGAACAACCACGGCGCGAACGGCGCCTCGGCGTTCCACGTCTGCCGCTTCAAATGTACTGCCAGCAAGATCTCCTGCACGATGTCCTCGGCCTGATCGGGAGGTTGCCCGGCACGCGCCAGTCCGCGGCGCGCACCCGCGCGCAGCACCGGCGTCACGGCTTTGAGAAGACGGTGGTAAGCGATGCTGTCGCCTGCATTGGCCGCCAGCATCAGGTCCGTCCATTCGTCGTCGCGTCCGTGCAAGCGCCCTCACAAACTGTTCGGCTCGGCCATCGATTTGTTACACCCCCGATGAAGAAAAAGGGCACGACAGTTCTCCTAGCACTGTTCCCCACGTCTTGCTCGCGCGTTGATTCCAAAGCCGAATTTTGCCGGCCCCGGTTTCGCTGCCGCGTTTTTGCCGGACTCTCCCGAAGATTCCCTTTTTTGCCCCGCTGTGAACACGCCCGCAGTCTCCCTTGGCGCCGTTGGGGACGGACATTTTGGGGAGACATCCATGACCATCGCAACCAGCGGGCGCTCGGCGCTGATTCTTGCAGCAGGACTGTGGCTCTGCGTCGCCGGACCGATGCACGCGACCGAATCCGATGCCAGCCCGGCCGATTCGTCGGCGAAGGCCGATGGTGCAACGGGCAAGCCGATCGCGCTGAACAAGTTCGCCAAGCCGCACCACACCCGCAAGACCGCCAAGGCCGCGAAACCCGACAAGGCGGCGAAGGCCGCCGCGACGACGAATTCCGACGCCAAGAACGTCGAGAACGCCAAGAGCGTCGACACCAACAGCACCAATCCGATGCCCCCGCGGTCGCCAACGCCAACGCTCAGTTGCCCGCGGATGCACCGGCCGAAACGCCCCAGTCCGTATCGGCCAAGGCCGACAGCGTGTTCAAGGGCATCGGTGGCGCCCCCGCCGTGACAGAACCTGCCGCCGACCCGGGCGCGCAGGTGGTGGCAGCCGATCAGCTCAACGAGCTCGATCGCGCCATCACCGACGACAAGCCGGCTTTAGCGGGCGACAAGCCGGCCTTGACCCTCGCCTCCGCGACCATCGATGCACCCGTGGTGGTGAGCCAATCGAACAGCACGACGCTCGAGCAGACCTCGCTGATCGGCAAGATCTTCATCGCCTTCGGCGGCCTGCTGACGCTGGCCTCCGCGGCACGGATGTTCATCGCCTAGAATTTTCGGGACCCGGATGCGGCGCATCCGGGTCCCTCCCCTTGAAGCTCATCCCGCCAACGGGCACATTGCGCGCGGCCACTCGGCCGTCAGAACAATGCGGGATGAAACATGAGCAGCTTCGAACACATCATCGTCGAACGTACCGGTGCCGTCGCGGTGCTGCGCCTCAACCGTCCGAAGATGCTCAACGCCCTGTCGTTCGGCGTATTCTCCGAAATCAAACTCGCGATCGACGCGCTCGAGGCCGATGACGCCGTCGGCTGCATCGTGCTGACCGGCAGCGAAAAGGCATCGCCGCGGGCGCCGACATCAAGGAGATGCAGCCGAAGAGCTTCATCGACATGTTCAGCAGCGACTTCACCCAGATCGGCGGCGACCGCGTCGCCACCTGCACCAAGCCGACCATCGCCGCGGTGAGCGGCTATGCGCTGGGCGGCGGCTGCGAACTGGCGATGATGTGCGACATCATCATCGCCGCCGACACCGCGAAATTCGGCCAGCCGGAGATCACGCTGGGCACCATTCCCGGCATCGGCGGCACCCAGCGCCTGACCCGCGCCATCGGCAAGTCCAAGGCCATGGACCTGTGCCTCACCGGCCGCATGATGGACGCCGCGGAAGCTGAACGTTCGGGGCTGGTCAGCCGCATCGTGCCGGCGGACAAGTTGATGGAAGAGGTCATGGCGATGGCTGAGAAGATCGCCGGCATGTCGCGGCCGGTTGCGACTATGGCCAAGAGCGCCGTCAACCGCGCCTTCGAAACGCCGCTGACCGAGGGCCTCAAGGTCGAGCGCGACCTGTTCCACGCCACCTTCGCCCTGGAGGATCGTTCAGAAGGCATGGCGGCGTTCATCGAGAAGCGCAAGCCGGTCAACAAGAACCGCTGAGCTTCTGCTGCAACCGCAGGGTGGGTCAGGCGCGCTTGCGCCGTAACCCACCGGTGTGGCTTTGGCTGTCATCGCGCGCGGATGGCGGGTTACGCGCTTCGCGCGAACCCACCCCGCGGCTGTTGCGCTAAAATCGCCCTGTCATGAATGTCTGGCAGAGACACGCCAGCCATGGCTGAGGCGCCCGAACGGTTGCCGGCAGACGTCGATACCATCCCCAAGCCTGGTCCCGACGATGTGGCGACGACGCCACACACGGCAGGAAACGGTGCGGGTTTATTGTCGCATTCCCCGCCTCCGCCGTTCGCCGTAGGGTCCTGACTCATCAAGCAAATCGGAGCCGCGAAATGCCCTGTGGGGAACCGCACGCGAAGCCCGGCTTGTGCGCCGGATGGTTTGCCTGACAAGGCAACGCCCTCTAAACATCAATTGACGTCGGCGGGGGCAGATGTCGGAATTGTTCAGGATCACATGGTGCGTCATCACGAGAGATCAGGCCTCGCCGGACGGCGCGTGCCGCGAATGGGCATCACCATCAGGGCACTGACGCTCGGCGTCTCCGCTTTGGCCGCAATGTCCGCCACCACCGCGGCACAAGCCGAGACCGTGGCGGAAGCACTGGCCAAGGCCTACCAGTCCAACCCGCAGCTCAATGCCGAGCGAGCCCGCCAGCGCGCCACCGATGAAGGCGTGCCGCAGGCGATGGCCGGCTACCGGCCGCAGGTGGCCGCGACCCTGGGCGTCGGCCTGCAGGCGGTGCGCAACCTGTTGCCCGACAACACCATCCAGGGCGCCACCCTGAAGCCGTGGACCATCGGCGTCACCGTGACGCAGACCCTGTTCAATGGCTTCAAGACCGCCAACAGCGTGCGCGTCGCCGAATTTCAGGTGCAGTCCGGCCGCGAGGCGCTGCGCAACGTCGGCCAGGGTGTGCTGCTCGATGCGGTCACCGTCTACACCAACGTGCTCGCCAACCAGTCGCTGGTGGAGGCGCAGCGCGCCAACGTCGCCTCCTTGCGCGAGACCCAGGGCATCGCCCAGAAGCGGCTCAATGCCGGCGACGTGACGCCCACCGACCTGTCGCAGGCCGACGCGCGGTTTGCCCGCGGCCAGGCCGACCTCAACGCCGCCGAGGTCAGCCTGGCGATCAGCCAGGCCACCTATGCGCAGATTGTCGGCAATCTTCCGTCGCGCCTCAGCCCCGCCGAGCCGGTCGACCGGCTGCTGCCGCGCAGCCGCGAAGAGGCCACCGCGCAGGCCTTCAAGGCCAATCCCGCGGTGCTGGCTGCCGGCTACGACGTCGACGTCGCCACCACCACCATCAGCGTTGCCGAGAGCAGCCTGTATCCGACCGTCACCCTGCAAGGGAGCGCCAGCCGCTCCAACGATACTGACCAGACGCTGGGTACCAAACGCACCGACCAGGCCTCGATCCTCGGCCAGGCCACGGTGCCGATCTATGACGGCGGCCTCGCCGCAGCGCAGACCCGTCAGGCCAAGGAACTGTCGGCGCAAAGCCGCCTGGTGCTCGAACAGGTGCGCAACCAGGCGCGCACCGCCGCCATCGGCGCCTGGGTGTCCAACGAGGGCGCCAAGGCCGCGGTCGCTGCCGCTGAGGCTGAGGTGCGCGCCGCCGGCGTTGCGTTGCAGGGCGTGCAGCGCGAGGCCCAGGGCGGCCAGCGTACCACCGTCGACGTATTGAACTCACAACAGGACCTGGTGTCCGCCAAGGCGCGGCTGATCGGCGCGCAGCGCGACCGCGTCATCGCCTCCTACCAGTTGCTGGCGGCGGTCGGAAAGCTTGACGTCCGGACGCTCGGCCTCAACACGCCGGACTACCTGCCGGAAGTGCACTACCATCAGGTCCGCGACGCCTGGCATGGCCTGCGCACGCCGTCGGGGAAGTAGCGGCGTCTCCAGGTTGATCGAGACCTTCAAGGAAGCGCACCGCAAGTCCTGATCGCGCTTCCGCGGAAATGCGCCCTCTGGTAATCTGACACTCCCGGAGAATAACCAGGAGTGAGAATCAGGTGAGGATCGCATGATGAAGACATGGACTCTCGGCTGCGCCATGGCGCTGCTCGCTTGCACAACCGCCGGCGCGCAAGACTGGACCAAATCCAAGTGGGGCCCCGACGACGAGATCGGCGCCGCCAACTACATGAAGCCGGAACTGGTGCTGAAGGCGGCGCAACTGGTGAAGACCGGAAAGGCCTATGCGCTGGGCTTTCCCGTCGGCGCGGAGATGCCGGCCTATCCGCCGCGCGGCTTCAAGATCACCGTGGTGCAGCCCGGCCAGGCCGGCATCCCCGGCATTGGCCCCAACAAGGCGACCTACAATGACGACATGCTGCAGGGCTGGGTCGGCGTCGGCAGCCAGATGGACGGCCTCGGCCATCTCGGCATCGAACACGTCTACTACAACGGCAACAAACTGGCCGATTTCGCCGACCCCACCGGGCTGAAGAAGCTCGGTATCGACAAGGTGCCGCCGCTCGTCAGCCGCGGCGTGCTGCTCGATATGGCCGCTTACTACGGCACCGACGTGGTCAAGGAAGGTACCGCTTTCAACACCAAGGAAATCGAGGAGGTGGCGAAAAAGCAGGGCGTCGAGATCCGCGAAGGCGACGTGGTGCTGTTTCATACCGGCTGGGCGGGCCTGATCGGCAAGGACAATACGCGCTTCGGTGCCGGCGAACCGGGACTGGGCGTCGAAGGCGCAAAATACCTCACAGGCAAGGGCGTGGTGGCCGTCGGCGCCGATACCTGGGGCGTGGAGGTGGTGCCCTTCGAGACCAACAACGTGTTCGAGGTGCACCAGATCCTGCTGGCGATGAACGGCACCTACATTCTCGAAGTCATGAACACGGCCGATCTGGCAAAGGACAAGGCCTACGAGTTTCTGTTCGTGCTCGGCCAGCCGCGCTTCAAGGGCGGCGTGCAGAGCATGATCAACCCGGTGGCGATCCGCTGATGAGGTGCTGACGGCGGGCCGTCAGTTCGGCGTGCCCGCCGCCAGCCAGGCGGCGATGGTGGCGCGCTCCTCGGGCGTCATCTCGGTGACGTTGCCGGGCGGCATGGCGCTCGACCAGGCGGCGTTGCGCCCGATCAGGCGGGCGTAGCGCTTGATGTGCGCGGCATCGTCGAGCTGTACGTTCTTCGGCGCGGTGACGATTCCCGACCATGACGGCTCGACGGCATGGCACATGCTGCAGCGGGTCGACACGATCTCCTCCACCATGGCGAAGGTCGGCGTCGCCGATGCGGCCGCCCCGCTCGCGATGCGTGGCCCTGTCCCGGACAGCAGCAGGATGGCGATCATGCCGGCCGCGGCAACGCCCCACACCCACCACGGCGACGGCTTGTCGGCGTGGCGCTGGTTGAAGAAGTGGCGGATCACCGGCCCGAGCGCCAGCACGATGGCCACGATCAGCCAGTTGTAGCGGGTGGCGTAGAGCAGCGGGTAGTGGTTGCTGATCATCAACACGATCACCGGCAGCGTCAGGTAGTTGTTGTGCACCGAGCGCAGCTTGCCGGCCTCGCCCCAGGCCGGATTGGGCGTCTCGCCCTTGAGCAAGGCGGCGACGATCTTCTTCTGGTTCGGAATGATCGTGGCGAACACGTTGGCGACCATGATGGTGCCGACGATGGCGCCGATCTGGTTGAAGGCGCCGCGGCCGCTCAGCACATGGGTGAAGGCATAGGTCAGCGCCACCAGGAAGACATAGCCGCCGATCGAGAACGCCAGTTCGTTGCGGGCGAGGCCGGAGCGGCATGCCGCCTCATACAGCAGCCAGGCCAGCGCCAGGCTGACGAGACTGAACAGGCCGGCCTGGATCGCCGTGAGGTCGAGCACCGACTTGTCCACCAGAAACAAGTCGGCCTCGAGGTAATAGACGATCAGCATCAGCACGAAGCCGGACAGCCAGGTGGTATATGCCTCCCACTTGAACCAGGTCAGTTCGTCCGGCATCGCCTTCGGCGCCACCATGTATTTGACGATGCGGTAGAAGCCGCCGCCATGGACCTGCCAGGCCTCGCCCTTGACGCCATCGGGCAGATCGCGGCCCGGCTTCAGGCTGAGGTCGAGGTGGATGAAGTAGAACGAACTGCCGATCCAGGCCATGGCGGCAACGACGTGCAGCCAGCGGAAGATCAAGCTGCCCCATTCGGTGAGGATCGATTCCCAGAGCATCGGTGGCAAGGTCCAGTTCGGGCGGGGTCATGGCGTGATGGCAGCACTATTCATGCATGATGCATGCCGGACGGGCCACCGGCAACCCGTATCCACGACGGCGAACGCGATCTCCACGATGGCATGATCGCCACCAACCGCGCAGCGGTCAGGGCCGCCTCGCCCTGGCCATGGCGCTGGTCAGCGCCGCGATCAGCCCGTCGATATCGTAGGGCTTGCGCACGATCGGCACCTCGGCGAGCGACGGCGGGATCAGGCTGCTTTCGCCGTAGCCGGTCGCGAAGACGAACGGGATGCCCTGCTCCTTCAAGGCATGCGCGACCGGCAGCGAACTGCCGTTGCCGAGATTGACATCGAGGATGGCGACGTCGGGCCGAATGATCGACAGGCTGTGCAGCGCTTCCTTGACGGACGACGCCGTCTCGACATTCGAGGCGCCCTCGTTGGCCAGCATGGTCTGGACATCCATGGCGATCAGCAGCTGGTCCTCGACCATCAGCACGCTGAGGCCGCGCATCGAAGCCATCGGCTTGTCCTCGACCGCGCGCGGCGGGGCCACCGCTACAGGCGCCGCGTCGGGCCAGGTCACAAACCGCGCCGGGATCAGCAGCCGAACGCTGACGCCGTCCGGCGCGTAGTCGACGTCGCTTTGGCCACCGAGATCGTAGGGGATGCTGCGGCCGATCAGCATCGAGCCGAAGCCTGTCCGCTCCGGCGGCGCGACCGCCGGTCCGCCACGCTCGATCCAATTGATGTGGCAATCGTCCTGCCCGGTGCGCTCCCAGCGCAGCGAGAGCCGTCCGCCGTGGAACGACAGCGCGCCGTACTTGGCGGCATTGGTGGCCAGTTCGTGCAGCACCAGCGCCAGCACCGAATAAGCGCGCGCGTCGAGCTGCACGTCGGGGCCGTCCACGGCGATCTCTGCCACCGTACCGCGGTACGGCGACAGTTCGGCATCGAGCAGCGCTTTCAATGCGCCGCCGCCGGCGCCGCGGATCACCTGGTCATGGGCCAGCGACAGCGCCTGGATGCGTCCCTTCAACGACACCACGTAGTCCGCAATGCTGCGTCCGTTGGCGACCGGATGCGACACCAGCGACTTGATCAGAGCGAGGATGTTCTTGACGCGATGGTTGAGCTCCTCGTTGAGCATCTTCTGGCGCAGGTCGGCCTTGTGCCGCTCATCCGCCAGCACCTCGTTGTGCCGCAGCACCACCTCCACCAGCGCGGCGCGGACCGCTTCCGCGCTGTCGCGCTCGCCCTGCAGCCACGGCAGCGACTGTCGCTCCACTTCCTGCTTCCAGATCGCGAAGCTCTTGCGCGGCGTCAGCCGGTCGCCGAGCGGACCGCTCTCATAGGTCTTGTTGGGATCGCCGCCCCAGTTGACGGTCTGCGCGACCTCGCGGCGGAAAAATAGCAAATAGTCGCGCGGCAGTTGCGACAGCGGAACTGCGAGCACACCCGACACCTCCGCGCGATAGCCATCGGCGCTGGGCAACCGTTCCGACAGCGCACTGGTCGCCCAGACCCGCCCCTCCGCCACCGAGCTGATGAAGGCCATCAGCCCGGGCACCGCGCCGGGCGGCGGCGCGCTGCCGTGAGACGTCCAGCTCTTGTTGAACAACAGGCCGACGCCGTCGCACGACATCAGCTCGCCGAAATCGGCGATGCTGCTCTTCAGCAAATCCTCGGCATCGGCATGATGCGAGACGCTGTGCAGCAGCCGGTCGAGATAGCGTTGCGCCCGCTCGCTGGCTTCCAGCTTGCGCTTCTGCACCACCGCCTGCAATTGCAGCGAAAAGAACTCGCCGAACATCTCGGCGGCAACGCGCTTTTCCATGGACAGCGTGCGCGGCTCGTAGTGGTGGCAGGCGATCAGCCCCCACAGTCTGCCGTCGCTGACGATGGAGATCGACATCGAGGCGCCGACCCCCATGTTGCGCAGGTATTCGCAATGCACGGAAGAGACGCTGCGCAGGTGCGCGTAGGACAGGTCGAGCGGCTCTCCGGACTGGTCCAGCACCGGCTCGATGGCGATGCGCTCGCCATTGGCGTTCGCGACGATGCGCAGCGTGTTCTGCAGGTACAGCACCCGCGCCTGCTGCGGGATATCGCTGGCCGGAAAATGCTGGCCGAGAAAGCTCACCAGATCGCCGCGCCTGGCCTCGCTGATCACCTCGCCGGAACCGTCCTCGGCGAAACGATAGACCATCACACGGTCATAGCCGAGTGCTGCGCGCAGCAGCCGCGGCGCGGTGGCAAACAGCGTTTCGAGCGTCGAACACTGCCCGATCCGTCCGATCAGTAGCCGCGCCAGTTCCAGCGGCGGCGTGGCATCAGCCGCATCGACTGGTTCAAATTCGATGATGTTGACGCCCTGATGGCGGTGCGCCGCGATGTTGAAAATCAGCGGAGAATGCGCGACGCTGACGCCGAGCAACAGGCCGGCACGCGTCATGTTGCCCCACTTCGCGATGGCATTGCCGATGTCGTGGGCCGCCGTCGCGCCAATCAACGCGTCGAGCGTGCGTCCGTTGATCTCGGAACTGCCGAGACCCAGCATCTGCCCGGCATTGACCGAGTGCCGCCGCACCGTCCCCAGCGAACTGTCGCAGGCCAGCAGGCAGCCATGGGCCTGCACGCTGCCGGGCACATGGATGGGTTCGCGATCGCAATTGGAGAGATCGACGGCGGTATCGAGCATGTCGTGCATGTTGATCTCTGGACGCGGCATTGCAAATGCCGCCACCTTCCATTCGCCGGTACGCGAGGAGCGCCGGTCTATCCTGCGGGAAGAGCATAACGGCAGAGTGGCCGGTTTGGATCCACGGAGGACTGGAAAAACGCCCGAGCGCCCGATGGGGATCGCCGAATCAGCGTGTTCGCCGCGAGAAGAACGAGATCAGCACCGGCAGCGTGATCAGGATCACCAGCGGCGCCAGCATCATGCCGGTCACCACCACCACCGCCAACGGCTTCTGCACCTGAGAGCCTATGCCCGACGACATGGCCGCCGGCAGCAGACCGATACCCGCCACGATGCAGGTCATCAGCACCGGCCGCAACTGCAGCTCGCCGGTGCGGATCACTGCCTTGATACGGTCGAGTCCCTCGTCGATCAGCTGGTTATACTGCGACAGGATGATGATGCCGTCCATCACCGCGATACCGAACAGCGCGATGAAGCCGATCGCCGCCGACACGCTGAAGGGAATGCCGGAGATCAGCAGCCCGAGCACGCCGCCGAAGATCGCCATCGGGATCACGCTCATCGCCAGCATCGTATCGACCATCGATCCGAAGTTGAAGAACAGCAGCACACCGATCAGCGCGAGGCTGATCGGCACCACGATCGACAGCCGCTTGATCGCATCCTGCAGGTTGCCGAACTCGCCGACCCATTCGACCCGCGATCCCGGCGGCAGCTGGACCTGCGCGGCGACCTTGTCCTGGGCTTCGCGGATGGCGCTGCCGAGATCGCGCTCGCGCACCGAGAACTTGATCGGCAGATAGCGTTCCTGGCCTTCGCGATAGATATAGGCCGCGCCCGACACCAGCGAGATATTGGCAACCTCGCTGAGCGGAATCTGCGTGATGCTGCCGTTCGGACCGGGGGCACCGATGCGCAGGTTCTGGATCGCCTCGGCGCTCTTGCGATATTCCGGTGCCAGCCGGACGATGATCGGGAAATGCCGGTCGCTACCCGGCTCGTAGAGATCGCCGGCGGTGTCGCCGCCGATCGCCACCTTGATGGTGGCGTTGATGTCGCCGGGCGCCAGACCGTAACGGGCGGCCTTGGCGCGATCGATATCGATCTGGATGGTGGGCTGGCCGAGCGAGGTGAAGACCGCAAGATCGGTGACGCCCTGCACGGTGGCCAGCACCGACTTGATCTTGTTGGCGGTGTCGGTCAGCGCCTGCAGGTCATTGCCGTACAGCTTGATGGAATTCTCGCCCTTCACGCCGGACACCGCCTCCGAGACGTTGTCCTGCAGATATTGCGAGAAGTTGAATTCGACGCCGGGGAATTTGGTCTGCAGGTCCGTCAGCAATTCGGCGGTCAGCCTGTCCTTGTCCTTGGTGTTCGGCCAATCCTTGACGGGCTTCAGCGGCGCGAAAAATTCGGCATTGAACAGGCCGGCCGCGTCGGTGCCGTCATCGGGACGGCCATGCTGCGACACCACCGACTCCACTTCGGGCCGGGCGCGGATCATGCGGCGCATCTCGTTGACGTAGGTGTTGCCCTCCTGCAGCGAGATCGTCGGCGGCAATGTGGCGCGGATCCACAGATTGCCCTCTTCCAGCTTCGGCAGGAATTCCAGCCCCAGCAGCCGGGCGCAGATCACCGTGAGCACCACGAGGCCGGCGGCGGCGCCCATCACCAGCTTGCGATGATCGACCGCCCAGTGCAGCGCCGGCATATAGAGCCTGTGGAACTGGCGCACGATCCAGGTCTCGGTCTCCTGCATGTGCGACGGCAGGATGAGGGCGCTCAGGGCCGGCGTCACGGTGAAGGTCGCGAGCAGGCCGCCGGCCAGCGCATAGGCATAGGTGCGCGCCATCGGCCCGAAGATGTTGCCCTCGACGCCCGACAGGGTGAACAGCGGCAGGAAGGCGGCGATGATGATGGCAGCAGCGAAGAAGATCGAGCGCGACACGTCGGCGGACGCGCTGAGGATGGCATGGCTCTTCATGCCCATCACGGTGTCGCGCGAAATGTGGCTGCGCTCGGCTTCCGACAGTTCGGTGGTATGCGACAGCCGGCGGAAGATCGCCTCCACCATGATCACCGTGGCATCGACGATCAGGCCGAAGTCGATGGCGCCGACCGACAGCAGGTTGGCGGACTCGCCGCGCAGCACCAGGATGATGACCGCGAAAAACAGCGCGAACGGAATCGTGGCGCCGACGATCAGCGCGCTTCTGAGGTTGCCGAGGAACAGCCACTGCAGCAGCACGATCAGGCCGATGCCGACCACCATGTTTTCCAGCACGGTGTGGGTGGTCAGGTCGATCAGGTCCTTGCGATCGTAGATGCGCTCGATCCTGACCCCTGGCGGCAGGATCGAGGAGTTGTTGATGGAGGCGACCAGCGCATGGACGCGCTCGATGGTCGG
It encodes the following:
- a CDS encoding DUF1109 domain-containing protein, with amino-acid sequence MDTDRLIQTLAADNESRAFPVGTVLAMALLVALPVAAAMLLVTLGFRPNFMTAMRNPFFDLKFVVTLALAIPAIVISLHLSRPEAVLGRWIWLLLLSPFILVIAIVAEMMLPQRMPMMARLVGRNSMLCLTAIPVLSLPILAATLLALRHGAPAQPALAGALAGLLSAGLAATLYAAHCVDDSPLFVATWYTLATALVTAVGALAGARLLKY
- a CDS encoding sigma-70 family RNA polymerase sigma factor, with amino-acid sequence MHGRDDEWTDLMLAANAGDSIAYHRLLKAVTPVLRAGARRGLARAGQPPDQAEDIVQEILLAVHLKRQTWNAEAPFAPWLFAIARNKLIDALRRRGRRVFVNIDDFAEVLPSEPVAETLPVGEIAGHLEALPARQRDVLQSIAVNSASIRETAAKLTMSEGAVRVALHRGLASLAAKLRKE
- a CDS encoding TolC family outer membrane protein encodes the protein MSATTAAQAETVAEALAKAYQSNPQLNAERARQRATDEGVPQAMAGYRPQVAATLGVGLQAVRNLLPDNTIQGATLKPWTIGVTVTQTLFNGFKTANSVRVAEFQVQSGREALRNVGQGVLLDAVTVYTNVLANQSLVEAQRANVASLRETQGIAQKRLNAGDVTPTDLSQADARFARGQADLNAAEVSLAISQATYAQIVGNLPSRLSPAEPVDRLLPRSREEATAQAFKANPAVLAAGYDVDVATTTISVAESSLYPTVTLQGSASRSNDTDQTLGTKRTDQASILGQATVPIYDGGLAAAQTRQAKELSAQSRLVLEQVRNQARTAAIGAWVSNEGAKAAVAAAEAEVRAAGVALQGVQREAQGGQRTTVDVLNSQQDLVSAKARLIGAQRDRVIASYQLLAAVGKLDVRTLGLNTPDYLPEVHYHQVRDAWHGLRTPSGK
- a CDS encoding cyclase family protein, with protein sequence MMKTWTLGCAMALLACTTAGAQDWTKSKWGPDDEIGAANYMKPELVLKAAQLVKTGKAYALGFPVGAEMPAYPPRGFKITVVQPGQAGIPGIGPNKATYNDDMLQGWVGVGSQMDGLGHLGIEHVYYNGNKLADFADPTGLKKLGIDKVPPLVSRGVLLDMAAYYGTDVVKEGTAFNTKEIEEVAKKQGVEIREGDVVLFHTGWAGLIGKDNTRFGAGEPGLGVEGAKYLTGKGVVAVGADTWGVEVVPFETNNVFEVHQILLAMNGTYILEVMNTADLAKDKAYEFLFVLGQPRFKGGVQSMINPVAIR
- a CDS encoding urate hydroxylase PuuD, whose translation is MLWESILTEWGSLIFRWLHVVAAMAWIGSSFYFIHLDLSLKPGRDLPDGVKGEAWQVHGGGFYRIVKYMVAPKAMPDELTWFKWEAYTTWLSGFVLMLIVYYLEADLFLVDKSVLDLTAIQAGLFSLVSLALAWLLYEAACRSGLARNELAFSIGGYVFLVALTYAFTHVLSGRGAFNQIGAIVGTIMVANVFATIIPNQKKIVAALLKGETPNPAWGEAGKLRSVHNNYLTLPVIVLMISNHYPLLYATRYNWLIVAIVLALGPVIRHFFNQRHADKPSPWWVWGVAAAGMIAILLLSGTGPRIASGAAASATPTFAMVEEIVSTRCSMCHAVEPSWSGIVTAPKNVQLDDAAHIKRYARLIGRNAAWSSAMPPGNVTEMTPEERATIAAWLAAGTPN
- a CDS encoding HWE histidine kinase domain-containing protein, which encodes MLDTAVDLSNCDREPIHVPGSVQAHGCLLACDSSLGTVRRHSVNAGQMLGLGSSEINGRTLDALIGATAAHDIGNAIAKWGNMTRAGLLLGVSVAHSPLIFNIAAHRHQGVNIIEFEPVDAADATPPLELARLLIGRIGQCSTLETLFATAPRLLRAALGYDRVMVYRFAEDGSGEVISEARRGDLVSFLGQHFPASDIPQQARVLYLQNTLRIVANANGERIAIEPVLDQSGEPLDLSYAHLRSVSSVHCEYLRNMGVGASMSISIVSDGRLWGLIACHHYEPRTLSMEKRVAAEMFGEFFSLQLQAVVQKRKLEASERAQRYLDRLLHSVSHHADAEDLLKSSIADFGELMSCDGVGLLFNKSWTSHGSAPPPGAVPGLMAFISSVAEGRVWATSALSERLPSADGYRAEVSGVLAVPLSQLPRDYLLFFRREVAQTVNWGGDPNKTYESGPLGDRLTPRKSFAIWKQEVERQSLPWLQGERDSAEAVRAALVEVVLRHNEVLADERHKADLRQKMLNEELNHRVKNILALIKSLVSHPVANGRSIADYVVSLKGRIQALSLAHDQVIRGAGGGALKALLDAELSPYRGTVAEIAVDGPDVQLDARAYSVLALVLHELATNAAKYGALSFHGGRLSLRWERTGQDDCHINWIERGGPAVAPPERTGFGSMLIGRSIPYDLGGQSDVDYAPDGVSVRLLIPARFVTWPDAAPVAVAPPRAVEDKPMASMRGLSVLMVEDQLLIAMDVQTMLANEGASNVETASSVKEALHSLSIIRPDVAILDVNLGNGSSLPVAHALKEQGIPFVFATGYGESSLIPPSLAEVPIVRKPYDIDGLIAALTSAMARARRP